The genomic region CATGGCCGACGCCAAGTGGTACGCCATCCAGAGCTATTCGGGGCACGAGAACAAGGTGCAGCGGCTGATCCAGCGCCGCATCGACGAGGAGCAGGGCGAGCCGGAAACCCGGCAGATCCAGGAAGTGATGGTCCCCACCCGTGAAGAGGTGGAGCTTCGCAACGGCAAGCGCGTGACCGTCACCCGGAAGCTGTACCCGGGGTACGTGCTGGTGAAGATGGTGTACAACCAGCGCACGGCCCACCTGATCAACAGCATCCAGGGCGTCATCAAGTTCCTGGGCACGGGCGCCGAGCCCGCGCCGCTGACGGACGACGAGCTGTCGAAGGTGCTGGGTCAGGAGGAAGCGGCCCCGGCCGCCGCCGAGGCCCCGGTGGTGCTGATCCCGTTTAACCACGGGCAGGTGGTCGAGGTGACCGACGGGCCGTTCAAGGAGTT from Longimicrobium sp. harbors:
- the nusG gene encoding transcription termination/antitermination protein NusG, producing MADAKWYAIQSYSGHENKVQRLIQRRIDEEQGEPETRQIQEVMVPTREEVELRNGKRVTVTRKLYPGYVLVKMVYNQRTAHLINSIQGVIKFLGTGAEPAPLTDDELSKVLGQEEAAPAAAEAPVVLIPFNHGQVVEVTDGPFKEFSGTVQDIDHDKGKVKVEVSLFGRPTSIELDYTQLRGF